A single window of Vicinamibacterales bacterium DNA harbors:
- a CDS encoding electron transfer flavoprotein-ubiquinone oxidoreductase, with product MAEREVLEVDVLIVGGGPAGMSAALRLAQLQKEKGGEPLAIAVLEKAREAGAHMLSGAVLDPSTLRDLIPDFKAKGAPLATEVHGDDIYFLTRTGKVRLPITPPFFRNHGNYIISLNRFVKWLGGLVEAEGVDVFTGFPATEVLFDTAAQPARVIGVRTGDRGIDKHGQRKPTFEPGVDIHAKVTIFTDGVRGNLTKSLVRQLGLDDGRSPQVYAIGIKELWELPPGRTTPGRVMHTMGFPLRNEEFGGGFVYSLPDNLVSLGLVTGLDYKDPMFDPHIAFQHFKRHPLIASMLQGATLVRYGAKALPEGGWHTVPKLYAGGALIAGDAAGLMNSARLKGIHLAMRSGMLAAETCFEAIRKGDTSEAALQAYESRINASAVRKELYPVRNVHQAFGYGSFAGAMFAGLSLVTGGWWFRDPLPSHGGWTRIQKLGEYYKDARPDPDTPVNPVRIDRQLTFDRLTGVHYSGTRHPEDQPSHLIVHDANVCATRCREEYGNPCIRFCPANVYEMVDDGARGKKLQINASNCVHCKTCDIMDPYQIIDWVPPEGGGGPHYEGM from the coding sequence GTGGCCGAACGCGAGGTTCTCGAAGTCGACGTCCTCATCGTCGGCGGCGGACCCGCCGGCATGTCGGCAGCGCTGCGGCTCGCGCAGCTGCAGAAAGAAAAGGGGGGCGAGCCCCTGGCAATCGCGGTGCTCGAAAAGGCGCGCGAGGCCGGCGCGCACATGCTGTCCGGCGCGGTGCTCGACCCTTCGACGCTCCGCGACCTCATCCCGGACTTCAAGGCGAAGGGAGCGCCGCTCGCCACCGAGGTGCACGGCGACGACATCTACTTCCTGACCCGCACCGGCAAGGTGCGGCTGCCGATCACGCCGCCGTTCTTCCGCAATCACGGCAACTACATCATCTCGCTGAACCGCTTCGTGAAGTGGCTCGGCGGGCTCGTGGAAGCGGAAGGCGTCGACGTGTTCACCGGCTTCCCCGCGACCGAAGTGCTGTTCGATACCGCCGCGCAGCCGGCTCGCGTGATCGGCGTCCGCACCGGCGATCGCGGCATCGACAAGCACGGGCAGCGCAAGCCGACCTTCGAGCCGGGCGTCGACATCCACGCCAAGGTGACGATCTTCACCGACGGCGTCCGCGGCAACCTCACCAAGTCGCTGGTACGGCAGCTCGGTTTGGACGACGGCAGGAGCCCGCAGGTCTACGCGATCGGCATCAAGGAACTGTGGGAGCTGCCGCCGGGACGCACCACGCCGGGCCGCGTGATGCACACGATGGGGTTCCCGCTGCGCAACGAGGAGTTCGGCGGCGGCTTCGTCTATTCGCTGCCCGACAACCTCGTCTCGCTCGGGCTGGTGACGGGGCTGGACTACAAGGACCCGATGTTCGACCCGCACATCGCGTTCCAGCATTTCAAGCGGCACCCGCTCATCGCCTCGATGCTGCAGGGGGCGACGCTGGTGCGGTACGGCGCGAAGGCGCTGCCGGAAGGCGGCTGGCACACGGTGCCGAAGCTGTACGCCGGCGGCGCGCTGATCGCGGGCGACGCCGCCGGGTTGATGAACTCGGCGCGGCTGAAGGGCATCCACCTCGCCATGCGGTCGGGGATGCTCGCGGCGGAGACCTGCTTCGAGGCGATTCGCAAGGGGGATACCTCGGAGGCGGCGCTGCAGGCCTACGAGTCGCGCATCAACGCCAGCGCGGTCCGCAAGGAACTGTATCCGGTCCGCAACGTCCACCAGGCGTTCGGCTACGGTTCGTTCGCCGGGGCGATGTTCGCGGGGCTGTCGCTCGTCACCGGCGGCTGGTGGTTCCGCGATCCGCTGCCGTCGCACGGCGGCTGGACGCGCATCCAGAAGCTCGGCGAGTACTACAAGGACGCGCGGCCCGATCCCGACACACCGGTGAACCCGGTCAGGATCGATCGCCAGCTCACCTTCGATCGCCTCACCGGCGTCCACTATTCCGGCACGCGCCACCCGGAGGATCAGCCGTCGCACCTGATCGTGCACGACGCGAACGTGTGCGCCACGCGCTGCCGCGAGGAGTACGGCAACCCGTGCATCCGCTTCTGCCCGGCGAACGTCTACGAGATGGTGGACGACGGGGCGCGGGGAAAGAAGCTGCAGATCAACGCCTCGAACTGCGTCCACTGCAAGACCTGCGACATCATGGATCCGTATCAGATCATCGACTGGGTGCCTCCGGAAGGGGGCGGCGGCCCCCACTACGAAGGCATGTAG
- a CDS encoding lysophospholipid acyltransferase family protein — protein sequence MLGATYRWRVDGYAHYDAIVASGRQPIFAFWHGRILPATLFWKRRGIVVITSQNFDGEWIAGIIRRFGYGTARGSTSRGGARALVQLRRDLAAGKPAAFTVDGPRGPARVAQPGAVFLAGATGQPILPFHIESSSSWTMKSWDRTQIPKPFARIALAIGQPLEIRDTQDPTIDAGVEQLQRTLSALELRAQQIVAGSRGLRSRKT from the coding sequence GTGCTCGGCGCGACCTATCGCTGGCGCGTCGATGGCTACGCGCACTACGACGCCATCGTCGCTTCCGGCCGGCAGCCGATCTTCGCGTTCTGGCACGGACGCATTCTGCCCGCCACGCTGTTCTGGAAGCGCCGCGGCATCGTCGTCATCACCAGCCAGAACTTCGACGGCGAGTGGATCGCCGGGATCATCCGGCGGTTCGGCTACGGCACGGCGCGCGGATCGACGTCGCGCGGCGGGGCGCGGGCGCTGGTGCAGTTGCGGCGCGATCTCGCGGCGGGAAAGCCGGCCGCCTTCACCGTCGATGGTCCGCGCGGTCCCGCGCGCGTGGCGCAGCCCGGCGCGGTGTTCCTCGCCGGCGCGACCGGCCAGCCGATCCTGCCGTTCCACATCGAGTCCAGTTCGTCGTGGACGATGAAGAGCTGGGATCGCACGCAAATCCCGAAGCCGTTCGCGCGAATCGCCCTGGCGATCGGTCAGCCGCTCGAAATCCGCGACACGCAGGATCCGACGATCGACGCCGGGGTCGAGCAGCTGCAGCGCACCCTGAGCGCACTGGAACTGCGGGCCCAACAGATCGTGGCCGGCTCGCGCGGACTTCGAAGCAGGAAAACCTGA
- a CDS encoding histone deacetylase, with protein sequence MLLISSTRFAEHTTPPGHPEGPERADVFTAVADAWRDQGVRVIEPRAATREELLRVHDAGYVDAMTRIAGRAAKLDPDTYTSPESYEVALLAAGAAVQAADHALDTGEPALALVRPPGHHAERDAAMGFCLFNNVAVAAAAALARGVERVAVVDIDVHHGNGTQWMFYTEPRVLYVSTHQFPFYPGTGAADETGSGAGRGFTLNIPLAAGATDADYARAYETVAARLEEYAPGLLLISAGYDAHEDDPLASMRVSTAGYAAIVRALRDTARRIGCPLAAVTEGGYDLAALRACLDETIRVLREAII encoded by the coding sequence ATGCTGCTGATATCGAGTACCCGCTTCGCCGAACACACCACGCCGCCGGGGCATCCCGAGGGGCCGGAGCGCGCCGACGTGTTCACCGCGGTGGCGGACGCGTGGCGCGACCAGGGGGTGCGGGTAATCGAGCCGCGCGCGGCGACGCGCGAGGAACTGCTGCGAGTGCACGACGCCGGGTACGTGGACGCCATGACGCGGATCGCCGGACGCGCGGCGAAGCTGGACCCGGACACCTACACCTCGCCGGAATCCTACGAGGTCGCACTGCTCGCGGCAGGAGCGGCGGTCCAGGCCGCGGATCATGCGCTCGACACCGGCGAGCCGGCGCTCGCGCTGGTGCGGCCGCCGGGGCATCATGCGGAGCGGGATGCGGCGATGGGGTTCTGCCTGTTCAACAACGTCGCGGTCGCGGCCGCGGCCGCACTCGCGCGCGGGGTGGAACGGGTGGCGGTCGTCGACATCGACGTCCATCACGGCAACGGCACGCAGTGGATGTTCTACACGGAGCCGCGCGTCCTGTACGTGTCCACGCATCAGTTCCCGTTCTATCCGGGGACCGGCGCCGCGGACGAGACCGGCTCTGGCGCCGGCCGGGGTTTCACGCTGAACATTCCGCTTGCGGCGGGCGCGACCGACGCCGACTACGCACGCGCCTACGAGACCGTTGCGGCGCGGCTGGAGGAATACGCGCCCGGGCTGCTGCTGATCTCGGCCGGGTACGACGCGCACGAGGACGATCCCCTGGCCTCGATGCGCGTCAGCACCGCGGGTTACGCCGCCATCGTCCGGGCGCTGCGCGACACCGCCCGGCGCATCGGCTGTCCGCTCGCGGCGGTGACCGAAGGGGGCTACGACCTGGCCGCGCTGCGCGCGTGTCTCGACGAGACCATCAGGGTGCTGCGCGAAGCTATAATTTAA